The following are encoded together in the Anopheles nili chromosome 3, idAnoNiliSN_F5_01, whole genome shotgun sequence genome:
- the LOC128725682 gene encoding chromobox protein homolog 3-like, protein MGRTKSTNDNGSSGNHSDTDEEFVVEEVVDRRERKGRVEYLLKWKGYDSSSNSWEPRENLDCPELIKAFEQARTEGKKESGKKRTSKKKKASGDSDDNDGSDDEGRDDNLSVKSSKSKTNDEVSDVKMSDIDAADDQNGFEKGYIPEKILGATEADNELLFLIQWKDKDKAQLVKSKVARVHCPQLVIDFYEERLIWQAAEQS, encoded by the coding sequence ATGGGACGCACGAAGTCTACAAATGACAACGGTAGCAGTGGTAATCATAGTGATACGGACGAAGAATTTGTTGTAGAGGAGGTCGTGGATCGACGCGAGAGAAAAGGGAGGGTGGAGTATTTGTTAAAGTGGAAGGGCTATGATTCCAGCAGCAATTCATGGGAACCACGCGAGAATCTCGACTGTCCGGAACTGATCAAAGCATTCGAGCAAGCTCGTACTGAGGGCAAGAAGGAGTctggaaaaaaacgcacttccaagaaaaagaaggccaGTGGAGACTCGGATGACAACGATGGGTCCGATGACGAAGGACGCGATGATAATTTGTCAGTAAAATCAAGCAAATCTAAAACAAACGACGAGGTGTCCGATGTAAAGATGTCGGATATTGACGCGGCAGATGACCAAAATGGATTCGAGAAAGGTTATATTCCAGAAAAGATACTCGGAGCCACAGAAGCGGACAATGAACTTCTTTTCCTGATCCAGTGGAAGGACAAGGACAAGGCACAGCTGGTGAAATCAAAAGTTGCCAGAGTGCACTGTCCTCAGCTCGTGATAGACTTTTACGAGGAACGTCTAATTTGGCAAGCAGCAGAACAGAGCTGA
- the LOC128725680 gene encoding excitatory amino acid transporter 3, producing the protein MSNSYATAGARPTSRWKRFVKSNLLTFLTVVGVFGGTALGLLLKNSEEPWTQREVMYIQYPGDLFLRMLKCLIVPLLVSSITSAIGSLDLSMSKKIAFRAIIYYFTTTVCAVVLGIILVTTIRPGAGREVTTVGKATTRQVLTADTLLDLVRNLFPPNIIQATMFQFRTILVPPANATGVPLTQYKITSEFTEGTNVLGLVMFSVVLGTCIGKMREKGKPLLGLFETLSEAMMIITSWVIWISPIGVLFLVAAKLLEMASFVEVLGQLGWYFMTVMLGLVLHGFGTISVIFFLTTRKIAFPYIGKMSQVLATAFGTGSSSATMPITIRCLDNMGIDPRVTRFVIPVGATINMDGTALYEAVAALFIAQLRNIHLTFGHIVAVSVTATAASIGAAGIPQAGLITMVMVLDTVGLPAEDVTIIIAVDWLLDRFRTTINVMCDALGTILVNSLSKKDLSGDANGHLELAEPHELVELRPDQKE; encoded by the exons ATGTCGAACTCGTACGCGACTGCAGGTGCACGGCCAACGTCACGATGGAAGCGGTTCGTGAAATCGAATCTGCTCACCTTCCTGACCGTGGTAGGCGTGTTTGGTGGTACTGCGCTCGGACTCCTGCTGAAAAATTCGGAAGAACCCTGGACACAGCGTGAGGTGATGTATATCCAGTATCCGGGCGATCTGTTCTTACG AATGCTCAAATGTCTAATCGTTCCGCTGCTCGTTTCGTCAATCACCAGTGCGATTGGTTCACTGGATTTGAGCATGTCGAAAAAGATCGCCTTCCGTGCGATCATCTACTACTTCACTACGACAGTTTGTGCTGTCGTGCTTGGTATTATTTTGGTCACTACTATTCGACCTGGAGCGGGCCGTGAAGTAACCACCGTTGGTAAAGCTACCACACGACAAGTACTCACTGCTGACACACTGCTGGATCTAGTGAG AAATCTCTTCCCACCAAACATCATCCAAGCCACGATGTTCCAA TTCCGAACCATCCTTGTCCCTCCAGCAAATGCTACCGGCG TACCCTTGACGCAGTACAAAATTACATCCGAGTTTACTGAAGGGACCAACGTACTAGGCTTGGTCATGTTCAGTGTCGTCCTCGGGACGTGCATAGGCAAGATGCGCGAGAAGGGTAAGCCCTTGTTGGGGCTGTTTGAAACGCTCAGCGAAGCCATGATGATCATCACGTCGTGGGTTATCTGGATCTCTCCGATCGGTGTACTCTTTCTGGTTGCGGCCAAACTGCTCGAGATGGCTTCGTTTGTCGAAGTTCTGGGACAGTTGGGCTGGTACTTTATGACTGTGATGCTGGGACTGGTTCTGCATGGCTTCG GCACAATTTCAGTAATATTCTTCCTGACCACGCGAAAAATTGCGTTCCCGTACATTGGTAAAATGAGCCAGGTATTGGCAACTGCATTCGGCACTGGATCCAGCTCGGCTACGATGCCAATCACTATTCGCTGCCTGGACAACATGGGTATTGATCCACGTGTGACCCGGTTCGTTATTCCCGTTGGTGCTACAATCAACATGGACGGTACTGCACTTTACGAGGCTGTTGCTGCCCTCTTCATTGCTCAGCTTCGTAATATTCATCTTACCTTTGGTCATATTGTTGCTGTGAG TGTGACTGCAACAGCTGCCTCCATCGGTGCGGCTGGAATCCCGCAAGCTGGACTTATTACGATGGTCATGGTGCTGGACACCGTAGGGTTGCCTGCCGAGGACGTGACCATCATTATTGCTGTCGATTGGTTGCT CGATCGATTCCGCACGACAATCAACGTGATGTGCGACGCACTGGGAACGATTCTAGTGAACTCCCTATCGAAGAAGGATTTGTCCGGCGACGCCAATGGCCAT CTGGAACTGGCAGAACCACACGAGCTAGTGGAGCTACGGCCAGATCAAAAAGAATAA